Proteins from a single region of Chloroherpeton thalassium ATCC 35110:
- a CDS encoding TolC family protein, with protein sequence MSQKTIFMFESLKKAAWLPFILGLIFFHSDLAAQEQLSLDNALELALEKNQSVKVARAEAEISQNNVHLGNAGLLPSLDVSTGFSYQQQRQIGNVVTSNSAMTTTSAEIEASYTIFNGLKNIYTLQKLKTAGTLGDLQARSTIEEIVVSVSEAYYDVANAHEQFLYAKESLEISNQRLARAKKQSEFGQANAVDVLSATVDLNTDSVSYLNARLNLDKAKRTLNVLLNRDAEMDFSVSSDVAFREGLKLEALKELALENSAAYLIAKKNLEQSELELKIARAAYYPELSASVGYGLTEYANGFNPTLSDPIKGVSASVSLSMNLFNGCQDAITTQNAAITINNNEQLEEKAKLELLRDLSNTLQTYQNSRNVLNFQQQNLKSAELNFTRTKELFEVGQATVTTFREAQLNLIQAKNNISAAKYDAKVYELQLMRLAGKLVDYQRK encoded by the coding sequence ATGTCTCAAAAAACGATTTTCATGTTTGAATCTCTAAAAAAAGCCGCTTGGTTGCCGTTCATTTTGGGATTGATTTTTTTCCATTCTGATCTCGCGGCTCAAGAGCAACTTTCGCTTGACAACGCGCTGGAACTTGCATTAGAAAAAAACCAATCCGTGAAAGTCGCCCGCGCTGAAGCGGAAATCAGCCAAAACAATGTGCATCTTGGCAATGCGGGGCTGCTGCCATCGCTGGATGTTTCCACAGGCTTCAGCTATCAGCAGCAACGGCAAATAGGCAACGTGGTGACAAGCAACAGCGCCATGACCACCACTTCCGCTGAAATTGAAGCCAGCTACACGATTTTCAACGGCCTGAAAAATATTTACACCTTGCAAAAGCTTAAAACTGCCGGAACGCTGGGCGACTTGCAAGCGAGAAGCACGATTGAGGAAATTGTGGTCAGCGTGAGCGAGGCGTACTACGATGTGGCAAACGCGCACGAGCAATTTTTGTATGCAAAGGAATCTCTGGAAATTTCCAATCAGCGGCTGGCGCGCGCCAAAAAGCAATCGGAGTTTGGACAAGCGAATGCCGTGGATGTGCTTTCGGCAACGGTGGATTTGAACACAGATAGCGTTTCGTATTTGAACGCGCGACTCAATTTGGATAAAGCCAAACGCACACTAAATGTGTTGCTAAATCGCGATGCTGAGATGGATTTTTCGGTTAGTTCGGATGTTGCGTTTCGCGAAGGCTTGAAGCTTGAAGCCTTAAAAGAATTGGCGTTGGAGAATAGCGCCGCGTATTTAATCGCGAAGAAAAATTTGGAGCAATCGGAACTTGAGTTGAAGATTGCACGAGCGGCGTATTACCCGGAGCTTTCGGCTTCGGTTGGCTACGGCTTGACAGAATATGCCAACGGGTTTAATCCCACTTTAAGCGATCCGATAAAAGGCGTTTCGGCCTCGGTCTCGCTCAGCATGAATTTGTTCAACGGCTGCCAAGATGCCATCACTACGCAGAATGCCGCGATTACCATCAACAACAACGAGCAGCTTGAAGAGAAAGCCAAGCTGGAACTTTTGCGCGACCTCTCCAATACGCTACAAACTTACCAAAACAGCCGCAACGTCTTGAATTTTCAGCAGCAAAATTTAAAATCGGCAGAGCTGAACTTCACGCGAACGAAGGAGCTTTTTGAAGTCGGCCAAGCAACGGTGACAACTTTTCGCGAGGCGCAGCTCAATTTAATTCAAGCCAAAAACAATATTTCAGCAGCAAAATACGACGCGAAGGTCTATGAACTTCAGCTCATGCGCCTTGCCGGCAAATTGGTGGATTATCAACGCAAATAG
- a CDS encoding efflux RND transporter permease subunit, translating to MKDLIKHFIKYPVLGNAIFAAIFLFGLLAFKSMKTTFFPEIPSDEITISASYPGASPEEIEEGITIKIEDKLKGITGIDRVTSVSRENSAEITVELKTGYDANVLVQEVTNAVDQISSFPTGLEQLQIYKEEQVDFVSAYAVYGDVDLRTLKTYARRIERELRNNEGVSKISLSGFPDEEIEVSVHEDVLRAYGLTFDEIATAVENANLKITGGKIRGEKEEFLIRADNKGYYAKDLRNLVVRSGDDGAIVRLDDIADVKDKWSEDPNRSYFNGKPSVLVDIKKTNEQDMFSIAERVAAYMKEFDEKHDDIQISVLHDGSGIVKERADILTNNGIIGIVLVVLFLSFSLNPRMAFWVALAIPLSFAGMAILGTMYGLTINVVSLMGMIIVTGILVDDGIVIAENIYQHYERGEKPIPAAINGTLEVLPSVFAAVLTTIIFFMLFLFLDGDIGARMKDIAFVVMATLSISLIEAIFILPAHIAHSKALHEEPGQKTWLMKKSEAFLHYQRDTVYAPILKFCINNPIISTLIPIALMFITIGAIQGSIVKMTFFPVIERDDLTISFQMPAGTPDRITDSLLTDMEGKIWQVNEDYLNQNEGAHPLIKAIARAIGPETHQGGLRVTLSESQYRKISAMQITNLIREKVGVVKGADKLQVGTGGMWGMPVSIALKSDNLEQLRNAKEMLKAELREMPKLKDVSDNDSPGLQEVSVSLKEKAFALGLTTNEVMAQVRSGFFGQEVQRILRGIDEVKIWVRYDESNRATLEQMEDMRIRLSDGSAYPLREIADFHIERGVSSINHIDALRVVEVEADIANAKESVTDIIADIKTEILPRVIQANPDVSFDFEGQSRESGKTTGSIGTAMPAIIGLMFLTVVFAFRSFVQAIMVFLLIPFSLIGVVWGHFIQGHMLSIFSLFGTVALIGIVINDSLVFVNEFNRFMKTGMKFKEAIYETGIGRFRAVILTSLTTIAGLGPLIFEPSRQAQFLSPMAISVAYGLFFGTTLTLLVLPSLLVLFNHLLVYTRWLIKRGEKPTPESVEPAVQEEAFVKTNE from the coding sequence GTGAAAGACTTAATCAAGCACTTTATCAAATATCCGGTTTTAGGAAATGCCATTTTCGCAGCCATTTTCCTGTTTGGCTTGCTGGCATTCAAGTCCATGAAAACCACGTTCTTTCCGGAAATTCCTTCAGATGAAATCACCATTTCAGCCTCGTATCCAGGCGCTTCGCCGGAAGAAATCGAAGAAGGCATCACCATTAAAATTGAGGATAAGCTCAAAGGCATTACGGGAATTGACCGCGTCACCTCTGTTTCCAGAGAAAATTCCGCAGAAATAACCGTTGAGCTAAAAACCGGATACGATGCCAATGTTCTGGTTCAAGAAGTCACCAACGCGGTGGATCAAATCAGCTCGTTTCCTACCGGCTTAGAACAGCTTCAGATTTACAAAGAAGAGCAGGTCGACTTTGTCAGCGCGTATGCCGTTTATGGTGATGTGGATTTGCGCACGCTCAAAACTTACGCCCGCCGCATCGAGCGCGAGCTTCGCAACAACGAAGGCGTTTCAAAAATCTCCTTAAGCGGATTTCCTGACGAAGAAATTGAGGTCAGCGTTCATGAAGATGTGCTTCGTGCGTATGGACTCACATTTGATGAAATTGCAACCGCCGTCGAAAATGCGAACTTGAAAATCACCGGCGGAAAAATTCGTGGGGAGAAAGAAGAATTTTTAATTCGTGCGGACAACAAAGGCTACTATGCCAAAGACCTCCGAAACTTGGTGGTGCGCAGCGGTGATGACGGCGCAATTGTCCGCTTGGACGACATCGCGGACGTGAAAGATAAATGGTCGGAAGATCCGAACCGCAGTTATTTTAATGGAAAGCCATCTGTTCTGGTTGATATTAAAAAGACGAACGAGCAAGACATGTTTAGCATCGCCGAGCGCGTCGCCGCGTACATGAAAGAGTTTGATGAAAAGCACGACGATATTCAAATCAGTGTGCTGCACGATGGCTCGGGCATTGTCAAAGAGCGCGCCGATATTCTTACCAACAACGGCATTATCGGTATTGTTTTGGTCGTGCTTTTTCTCTCGTTTTCGCTCAATCCGCGCATGGCGTTTTGGGTCGCACTTGCAATTCCGCTTTCGTTTGCTGGCATGGCCATTCTTGGCACCATGTATGGCCTGACTATCAATGTGGTCTCGCTGATGGGCATGATTATCGTAACGGGTATTTTGGTGGACGATGGCATCGTGATAGCGGAAAATATTTATCAGCATTATGAACGAGGGGAAAAACCCATTCCAGCGGCAATTAACGGCACGCTGGAAGTTTTGCCGTCTGTGTTTGCCGCGGTGCTCACCACGATTATTTTCTTCATGCTCTTTCTCTTTTTGGACGGCGACATTGGCGCACGCATGAAGGACATCGCGTTTGTGGTGATGGCCACGCTTTCCATTTCGCTCATTGAAGCAATTTTTATTTTGCCCGCACACATCGCCCATTCTAAAGCTTTACACGAAGAGCCAGGCCAAAAAACTTGGCTGATGAAAAAATCCGAAGCGTTTTTGCACTACCAGCGCGACACTGTCTATGCGCCAATTCTCAAATTTTGTATTAATAATCCGATTATCTCAACGCTGATTCCAATTGCGCTCATGTTTATTACGATTGGCGCGATTCAAGGCAGCATTGTGAAAATGACGTTTTTCCCTGTTATCGAGCGCGATGACTTGACCATCTCGTTTCAAATGCCGGCTGGAACACCAGACCGCATTACCGATAGTTTGCTCACCGACATGGAGGGAAAAATTTGGCAAGTCAATGAGGACTATCTGAACCAAAATGAAGGCGCTCACCCGCTAATCAAAGCGATTGCCAGAGCCATTGGACCGGAAACACACCAAGGCGGCTTGCGGGTTACGCTCTCCGAGAGCCAGTATCGCAAGATTTCGGCAATGCAAATCACAAATTTGATTCGAGAAAAAGTCGGTGTGGTAAAAGGCGCGGATAAATTGCAAGTCGGGACGGGCGGCATGTGGGGCATGCCCGTTTCCATTGCGCTTAAGAGCGATAATTTGGAACAATTGCGAAACGCCAAGGAAATGCTGAAGGCCGAACTGCGCGAAATGCCCAAACTGAAAGACGTTTCCGATAATGATTCACCCGGGCTTCAGGAAGTGAGTGTTTCGCTCAAAGAAAAAGCGTTTGCGCTGGGACTGACAACCAATGAGGTGATGGCGCAAGTCCGAAGCGGATTTTTTGGTCAAGAAGTTCAACGAATTTTGCGCGGCATCGATGAGGTGAAAATTTGGGTGCGTTACGATGAATCCAACCGCGCGACGCTGGAACAAATGGAAGACATGCGGATTCGCCTTAGCGATGGAAGCGCCTATCCACTTCGGGAAATTGCGGATTTTCATATCGAGCGCGGTGTTTCTTCCATCAACCACATCGACGCGCTGCGTGTCGTGGAAGTCGAAGCGGATATTGCAAACGCGAAGGAATCCGTAACGGACATTATCGCGGACATAAAGACGGAGATTTTGCCCAGAGTCATTCAAGCAAACCCTGATGTCAGCTTTGATTTTGAAGGGCAAAGCCGTGAAAGCGGAAAAACAACCGGCTCTATTGGAACGGCCATGCCTGCCATCATTGGCCTGATGTTTCTGACTGTGGTCTTTGCGTTCCGTTCGTTTGTGCAAGCAATTATGGTCTTTCTATTAATCCCATTCAGCTTGATTGGTGTGGTTTGGGGACATTTCATTCAAGGCCACATGCTGAGCATTTTTTCGCTGTTCGGAACGGTGGCGCTCATCGGGATTGTCATTAACGACTCGCTCGTTTTTGTCAATGAGTTCAACCGGTTTATGAAAACTGGTATGAAATTCAAAGAGGCCATTTATGAAACCGGCATCGGACGTTTTCGTGCGGTCATTTTAACGTCGCTAACCACCATCGCCGGACTCGGGCCGCTCATTTTTGAACCCAGTCGCCAAGCACAATTTCTTTCGCCGATGGCCATTTCCGTGGCGTATGGCCTCTTTTTCGGCACGACACTCACGCTGCTTGTTTTGCCGTCGCTGTTGGTTCTGTTCAATCACTTGCTGGTTTATACGCGTTGGCTCATCAAGCGAGGCGAAAAGCCAACGCCGGAATCGGTTGAACCTGCAGTTCAAGAGGAAGCTTTTGTCAAAACCAACGAGTAA
- a CDS encoding efflux RND transporter periplasmic adaptor subunit, whose amino-acid sequence MLNKTLTAGLAILIIVMGVFIGNVLSEQKPPVKTQETQQAKKSLKTLAVQNTTVARQFEISGMLSALNQIELYAEVSGVLQPTDKAFKEGVFFSKGETLIQIDDEVYRNNLLAEKSELLNQLTALLPDLAIDYPNAAGKWNQYLNEFEIEKPLKPLPQVDSQRERNYVAARNIYTNYYQVKSMEATLAKYSLKAPYAGIVTESLVNPGALIRTGQQIGEFTNTSVYELEATADLEDVEFLKIGENVKLTSDDFQGTFQGKIQRINKKITPETQTVNVFIYTSDPRLKDGMYLSAKISTQVSNAIEVPRSLLVDKRKLYVLENSIIRLKQVEIAGTHGDKAIVKGLENGTLILTETFDGLKDGLQINPSEYSLQSSTDNALVVSSEAASKVPNVQ is encoded by the coding sequence ATGTTAAACAAAACACTAACCGCAGGACTGGCTATTCTTATCATCGTGATGGGGGTGTTTATTGGAAATGTGTTAAGCGAGCAGAAACCGCCTGTCAAAACTCAAGAGACCCAGCAGGCAAAAAAATCGCTAAAAACATTAGCCGTTCAAAATACGACCGTTGCGCGGCAGTTTGAAATTAGCGGCATGCTCAGCGCGCTCAACCAAATTGAACTCTACGCAGAAGTTTCTGGCGTGCTTCAACCCACAGACAAAGCGTTTAAAGAAGGCGTTTTCTTTTCAAAAGGCGAAACACTGATTCAAATTGACGATGAGGTTTATCGCAATAATTTGCTGGCTGAAAAAAGCGAATTGCTCAACCAACTTACCGCGCTGTTGCCCGACCTGGCCATTGATTATCCGAATGCAGCTGGGAAATGGAACCAGTATTTGAATGAATTTGAAATTGAAAAACCGCTCAAGCCACTCCCACAAGTCGACAGTCAGCGGGAGCGAAATTATGTGGCCGCACGAAATATTTACACCAATTATTATCAGGTGAAAAGTATGGAAGCGACTTTAGCAAAATATTCGCTCAAAGCGCCTTATGCGGGCATTGTGACCGAGTCGCTTGTCAATCCGGGCGCACTCATTCGTACTGGACAGCAAATCGGCGAATTTACCAATACGTCTGTTTATGAATTGGAAGCCACTGCCGACTTGGAAGATGTGGAATTCTTAAAAATCGGCGAGAACGTGAAGCTCACTTCCGATGATTTTCAAGGAACATTTCAAGGCAAAATTCAGCGCATCAACAAGAAAATTACGCCGGAAACACAAACGGTTAATGTGTTTATTTACACCAGCGACCCGCGCCTCAAAGATGGCATGTATCTAAGCGCAAAGATTTCCACGCAAGTTTCAAACGCCATTGAAGTGCCTCGCAGTCTTTTGGTTGACAAGCGCAAGCTTTATGTACTGGAAAATTCCATTATCCGCCTGAAGCAAGTAGAAATTGCTGGCACACACGGCGACAAGGCTATCGTCAAAGGACTTGAAAACGGCACGCTGATTTTAACCGAAACATTCGATGGGCTTAAAGACGGTCTTCAAATCAATCCATCCGAGTATTCGTTGCAGTCATCGACAGATAATGCGTTAGTAGTCTCGTCAGAAGCTGCCTCAAAAGTACCGAATGTGCAATAA
- a CDS encoding MarR family winged helix-turn-helix transcriptional regulator translates to MNHFDPTQVGEAIGHYIGNAHIMLRKVMIFYLKEHNLNFTPEQLIILKRLRFENGLTQNEIAHHLLRDSASITRIIDGLEKRNLVVRKKIATDRRANQVFITEAGEDVLNRIFPLAMKLNAQFMEGLDESEIEVFKKVIGKILENASSVSEKVCHTEQS, encoded by the coding sequence ATGAATCATTTTGACCCAACTCAGGTCGGAGAAGCAATTGGACACTACATCGGGAACGCTCACATCATGCTTCGCAAAGTCATGATTTTTTATCTGAAGGAACACAATCTGAATTTTACTCCAGAGCAACTGATTATTTTAAAACGACTTCGTTTTGAGAACGGCCTGACACAAAACGAAATTGCCCACCATCTTTTGCGCGATAGCGCCAGCATTACACGCATCATAGACGGACTTGAAAAAAGAAACTTAGTTGTCCGAAAAAAAATTGCAACAGACCGGCGTGCCAATCAGGTTTTTATCACCGAAGCTGGCGAAGACGTGCTGAACCGAATTTTTCCTTTGGCCATGAAACTCAACGCGCAGTTTATGGAGGGGTTAGATGAGTCAGAAATTGAAGTATTTAAAAAGGTGATCGGGAAAATTTTGGAAAACGCCTCCAGTGTGAGCGAAAAAGTTTGCCACACCGAGCAAAGTTAA
- a CDS encoding TrmH family RNA methyltransferase, producing MRGNHENQWVDVPFLSKQKRKFFARLHDKKFREKEQLFLAEGLRTVTELLSACNAEDDLVAIVVKVPIDNDLKKPDCNAGKVFVAEKSDFETISATEQTQGVVGIFRQPKADEASVFQQLEEKKTALVLIWDGIQDPGNAGTMIRTAAWFGADAIFASHDSVDFFNPKVVRASAGSLFALPLIKSASLGFVVDELKQKRLTVYASSPAGTSIWEVSKPKKTALIIGSEANGVTSALFLKTDQQITIPGNSSAVESLNAAISAGILTAAFMPH from the coding sequence ATGCGTGGAAACCACGAGAATCAATGGGTTGATGTTCCTTTTTTAAGCAAACAAAAAAGAAAGTTTTTCGCGCGGCTTCACGATAAAAAGTTTCGAGAAAAAGAGCAGCTTTTTTTGGCAGAAGGGCTTCGCACGGTCACAGAGTTGCTTTCAGCGTGCAACGCAGAAGATGATTTGGTGGCAATCGTTGTTAAAGTGCCAATCGATAACGACTTAAAAAAGCCCGATTGTAATGCTGGAAAAGTGTTTGTCGCAGAAAAATCAGATTTTGAAACCATATCGGCAACTGAGCAAACGCAAGGTGTTGTCGGGATTTTTCGTCAGCCAAAAGCAGATGAGGCGAGTGTTTTTCAGCAGCTTGAAGAGAAAAAGACCGCGCTTGTGCTAATTTGGGATGGCATTCAAGATCCTGGTAATGCGGGCACAATGATCCGTACAGCCGCTTGGTTTGGCGCAGATGCTATTTTTGCCAGCCACGATAGCGTGGATTTTTTCAACCCAAAAGTTGTGCGTGCGTCAGCCGGAAGTCTTTTCGCCCTTCCATTAATCAAGTCGGCGTCACTTGGTTTCGTGGTTGATGAACTCAAGCAAAAAAGATTGACCGTATACGCCAGCTCCCCAGCTGGGACATCAATATGGGAAGTTTCTAAGCCCAAAAAAACGGCGTTGATTATCGGAAGCGAAGCAAACGGGGTAACAAGCGCATTATTTTTGAAAACCGATCAGCAAATTACAATTCCTGGAAACTCAAGTGCAGTGGAGTCGTTAAATGCAGCTATCTCGGCTGGCATCTTAACAGCCGCTTTCATGCCTCATTAG
- a CDS encoding tetratricopeptide repeat protein: MKIYLPSELQCYTPVSTTLDEQYISNPIFIGRDQEIATLSRDLLVQTAQLITITGAGGIGKTRLVLEIAFRLRDHFPDGVFFVPLASVDSPESLLNAITNELRFSLHSRLDLKTRLNTYLKGKNILLVLDNYEHLLDGAYQEQPRDCRTILIELLAASPGTKLLVTSREPLGMPIERIYELKGMPYPNDEMELNPESFSSVELFLSEAERVKPGTIFSPAEKRYIARMCKFVEGMPLGVKLAASWVRTLTCKEISQEFEELANVQAVPSMAVPERHRNMRYVFEQSWRRLTDEEQSIIKRCAVFRGGAGKKAIDSIAGANLPILSSLIEKSLIHRTISEGYDQHSRYDVHELLRQFSEEKLMARPEEANWVRLQHCQYFLNLLSELDASLTAGNQIHAISEIEEDIDNIRVAWLWAVKNDLYTEMSSAVGPLAHFFDIRGLIYEGCELFEIAIKKFMAGGLSPKSDSVVEKERLTVLGMLLLRQGFLFSRLSRYNKAVELLEQSLLIFRSLNNVDKELAFALNYLGHVEYFIGKYEAADVHCNEALAIREKMDDKVRIGDTMINIGFGAFMKGDFKKAEDISKKIASTAKEKNDRRGQAIGTGALAYVNHALGLYDIAQIQYEESISICNELGLQWFSPWFMTNFSLVELALGNEKKAMQLATESIALIREIGDQYRLIHARVNLATILIETGSLDEANRSAIQALEMSQDVSHCYGEARALNILAAIAIAKKQPQIAFNYALKSERINEVSGQRAVLGQAHGLLGKAFLQTRDLKKALSFIGKGFKESTYVNAIPQALEMLTDWAAIYLMDGKEKDGLEFLNIVNAHAKTPFFVKARATGLLTQYHLMDAIQPPDAASLHDSEQMFRDLANRLLRLS; this comes from the coding sequence ATGAAAATATATTTGCCATCAGAATTGCAATGTTACACCCCTGTATCAACCACATTAGATGAGCAGTATATTTCTAATCCGATTTTTATTGGTCGTGACCAAGAGATAGCTACTTTATCAAGAGATTTGCTCGTTCAGACTGCCCAATTAATTACCATTACAGGGGCGGGCGGGATTGGAAAAACCCGTTTGGTGTTGGAAATCGCTTTTAGACTACGAGATCACTTCCCTGATGGTGTCTTTTTCGTGCCTCTTGCAAGTGTGGATTCGCCTGAATCTTTACTGAACGCCATCACAAATGAACTTCGATTTTCCCTTCATAGCCGGTTGGATTTGAAAACTCGCTTGAACACTTATTTAAAAGGAAAAAATATATTGCTCGTGCTTGACAACTACGAGCACTTGCTTGATGGGGCTTATCAAGAACAGCCAAGAGATTGCCGCACGATTTTAATTGAGCTTTTAGCTGCATCGCCTGGCACGAAACTACTTGTTACATCGCGCGAGCCGCTCGGGATGCCCATCGAGCGGATTTATGAGCTAAAGGGAATGCCATACCCGAACGATGAAATGGAATTAAATCCAGAAAGTTTTAGCTCAGTGGAGTTATTTCTAAGTGAGGCTGAGCGAGTCAAGCCCGGCACAATCTTTTCCCCAGCTGAAAAGCGCTACATCGCGCGGATGTGTAAATTTGTGGAAGGGATGCCTCTTGGTGTTAAGTTGGCGGCATCTTGGGTCAGAACGCTGACTTGCAAAGAGATTTCGCAAGAATTTGAAGAATTAGCAAATGTTCAAGCTGTGCCAAGCATGGCTGTTCCAGAACGTCATAGAAATATGCGCTATGTTTTTGAGCAGTCATGGCGAAGGCTTACCGATGAAGAGCAATCCATTATTAAGCGCTGTGCGGTATTTCGCGGTGGCGCTGGAAAAAAAGCCATTGATTCGATCGCAGGGGCAAATTTGCCGATTCTTTCAAGCTTAATTGAGAAATCTTTAATTCATCGCACCATTTCAGAGGGATATGATCAGCACAGCCGCTACGATGTCCATGAGCTCCTGAGGCAATTTTCTGAGGAAAAATTGATGGCGCGTCCAGAGGAAGCGAACTGGGTGCGATTGCAACACTGCCAATATTTTTTGAATCTGCTTTCGGAGTTGGACGCTTCGCTGACCGCTGGAAACCAGATTCATGCTATCAGTGAGATTGAGGAAGATATTGACAACATTCGTGTGGCGTGGTTGTGGGCTGTGAAAAATGATCTGTACACAGAAATGTCCAGTGCCGTTGGGCCTCTCGCGCATTTTTTCGACATACGCGGCTTGATTTATGAAGGCTGTGAATTATTTGAAATTGCCATAAAGAAATTTATGGCTGGTGGACTATCACCCAAGAGCGATTCGGTTGTGGAAAAAGAGCGACTAACAGTGTTAGGGATGCTCTTGCTTCGCCAAGGATTTTTATTTAGCCGACTTTCTCGCTACAACAAGGCGGTAGAATTGCTTGAGCAAAGTCTTTTGATTTTTCGCAGTTTGAACAATGTTGATAAAGAGCTGGCGTTTGCCTTGAACTATCTTGGCCATGTCGAATATTTTATCGGAAAATATGAAGCGGCAGACGTGCATTGTAATGAGGCACTGGCCATTCGCGAAAAGATGGATGACAAGGTTCGAATTGGCGACACGATGATTAATATTGGCTTCGGCGCTTTCATGAAAGGAGATTTTAAGAAGGCGGAAGACATTTCGAAAAAAATAGCTTCAACGGCAAAGGAAAAAAATGATCGCCGCGGTCAGGCAATCGGAACGGGCGCATTGGCCTATGTAAATCATGCGTTAGGCCTGTATGATATTGCTCAAATTCAGTATGAAGAAAGCATTTCGATCTGCAATGAATTAGGACTTCAATGGTTCTCGCCATGGTTTATGACGAATTTTAGCCTTGTCGAACTTGCGTTAGGCAATGAGAAAAAGGCGATGCAATTAGCAACGGAATCCATTGCGCTGATTCGTGAAATAGGTGATCAATACCGACTCATTCATGCGCGGGTGAACTTGGCCACAATTTTGATAGAAACCGGTTCGCTTGATGAAGCAAATCGTTCAGCGATTCAAGCCTTAGAAATGAGCCAAGATGTTTCGCATTGCTACGGCGAAGCGCGAGCGCTGAACATACTTGCGGCAATTGCTATTGCAAAAAAGCAGCCTCAAATTGCTTTCAATTATGCGTTGAAGAGCGAGAGAATCAATGAAGTTTCAGGTCAGCGCGCCGTGTTGGGGCAGGCGCATGGTTTGTTAGGAAAAGCGTTTCTACAAACCCGAGATCTTAAAAAAGCATTAAGCTTTATCGGCAAAGGCTTCAAGGAATCGACTTATGTTAATGCGATTCCACAGGCGCTCGAGATGCTGACCGACTGGGCAGCCATTTATCTGATGGATGGAAAAGAGAAGGACGGATTAGAATTTCTCAATATTGTAAATGCTCATGCAAAAACTCCTTTTTTTGTGAAAGCACGAGCGACAGGGCTTTTAACCCAATATCATTTGATGGACGCCATTCAGCCGCCAGATGCTGCGTCACTTCATGATTCGGAGCAAATGTTTCGCGACTTGGCCAACCGACTTCTGCGATTAAGTTGA